A portion of the Papilio machaon chromosome Z, ilPapMach1.1, whole genome shotgun sequence genome contains these proteins:
- the LOC106717172 gene encoding ras-related protein Rab-21: protein MSTARNGTHNFKVVLLGEGSVGKTSLLLRYVEDKFNERHTSTLQATFLNKKINLNDKRINLAIWDTAGQEKFHALGPIYYRNSNGAILVYDITEADSFVKVKNWVKELRRMLGSDIVLIIAGNKIDLEHEQAVPTEEAESFSKSVGAQHYYTSAKVNYGIEELFLVLAQLMLQKYEQGSQTNHEASRASQVLIVDDEEPAHRSCCFNSSRI, encoded by the exons ATGTCTACCGCCCGGAATGGAactcataattttaaagtggTGTTGCTGGGAGAAGGAAGTGTGGGTAAAACATCTTTGTTGTTACGATACGTCgaagataaatttaatgaaagacACACCAGTACGCTGCAG GCAACATTtctcaacaaaaaaataaacttgaatgACAAAAGAATCAATCTAGCGATTTGGGATACTGCTGGTCAAGAAAAGTTCCATGCGTTGGGCCCCATCTACTACAGGAATTCCAACGGAGCCATATTGGTGTATGACATTACTGAGGCAGATTCTTTTGTGAAG GTGAAGAACTGGGTAAAGGAACTGAGGAGAATGCTCGGTTCTGACATTGTGTTAATAATAGCtggtaataaaattgatttggaGCATGAGCAGGCAGTGCCTACTGAAGAAGCTGAAag cttTTCAAAATCTGTTGGTGCTCAACACTACTACACATCGGCAAAGGTAAACTATGGAATAGAAGAGTTATTCCTTGTGCTCGCCCAGTTGATGTTACAAAAGTATGAACAAGGCTCGCAAACTAACCACGAGGCATCCAGGGCCTCTCAGGTCTTGATAGTTGATGATGAGGAACCAGCTCATAGGTCATGCTGCTTCAACTCAAGCCGCATCTAA